One genomic region from Esox lucius isolate fEsoLuc1 chromosome 24, fEsoLuc1.pri, whole genome shotgun sequence encodes:
- the zgc:194312 gene encoding odorant receptor 131-2 isoform X1 yields MSILNEHNETGDTGVKDYALVRVCASTISFITLVVFNILINWTIVREGRLRGHARFVLVFHLLVSALVYFGMCSIFYLQIYLGARPLASICVAMITVLITSASNILLTITAMALDRYFAICQPMRYHSDNWHWPWLVGLLTWGIALVIPLILLLKTGGDPIGSNGKCGRDKLKKGDIEKILLISVCTVLILYSYVRILFEGRRLGVINRRNRVGCKTIAMHGTQLAVYIIPNFVNFVLTVLLHRGYIQSETKERSAVVSFAFFSLAQCVAPIVYGLRKEELLEQVQRRFPCCSNYLKSVLKWTVRGTTPRLHLHPRERTFTGQTLISLDPPSTSV; encoded by the exons ATGTCTATACTCAACGAGCACAACGAGACAGGGGATACGGGTGTAAAGGACTATGCCTTGGTACGGGTGTGTGCTTCGACCATCTCATTCATAACATTGGTGGTCTTCAACATCCTGATTAACTGGACTATAGTGCGCGAGGGACGTCTTCGAGGCCATGCGCGCTTCGTGTTGGTATTTCACCTGTTGGTGTCGGCTTTGGTGTATTTCGGGATGTGCTCTATTTTTTATCTCCAGATTTACCTGGGCGCCAGGCCACTGGCATCCATTTGTGTGGCTATGATAACCGTCCTAATCACTAGTGCGTCCAACATCCTCCTGACTATCACCGCTATGGCGCTTGACCGTTATTTTGCTATTTGTCAGCCAATGCGTTATCATTCAGATAACTGGCACTGGCCCTGGCTAGTTGGACTACTGACGTGGGGGATCGCGCTGGTAATCCCTCTGATTCTTCTACTAAAGACAGGGGGTGATCCTATTGGTTCAAATGGGAAATGTGGACGGGACAAACTGAAGAAAGGCGACATAGAAAAAATATTGTTGATATCCGTGTGCACGGTACTCATTCTGTACAGTTATGTGAGGATACTGTTTGAGGGGCGACGGTTGGGAGTGATTAATCGACGCAACAGAGTCGGGTGCAAGACCATCGCGATGCACGgtactcaactcgccgtgtacATCATCCCCAACTTCGTGAACTTTGTGCTAACTGTTCTCCTACATCGAGGATACATTCAGTCAGAAACAAAAGAACGGTCTGCAGTGGTTAGCTTTGCATTCTTTAGTTTGGCGCAATGTGTTGCACCAATCGTCTACGGTTTGCGTAAAGAGGAACTGTTGGAGCAGGTGCAGCGCCGGTTCCCCTGTTGTTCGAACTACCTGAAAAGCGTATTGAAGTGGACTGTGCGTGGCACGACGCCTCGTCTTCATCTGCACCCACG GGAAAGAACATTTACGGGCCAGACACTCATCTCATTAGATCCTCCCAGTACATCCGTGTGA
- the zgc:194312 gene encoding odorant receptor 131-2 isoform X2, which produces MSILNEHNETGDTGVKDYALVRVCASTISFITLVVFNILINWTIVREGRLRGHARFVLVFHLLVSALVYFGMCSIFYLQIYLGARPLASICVAMITVLITSASNILLTITAMALDRYFAICQPMRYHSDNWHWPWLVGLLTWGIALVIPLILLLKTGGDPIGSNGKCGRDKLKKGDIEKILLISVCTVLILYSYVRILFEGRRLGVINRRNRVGCKTIAMHGTQLAVYIIPNFVNFVLTVLLHRGYIQSETKERSAVVSFAFFSLAQCVAPIVYGLRKEELLEQVQRRFPCCSNYLKSVLKWTVRGTTPRLHLHPRATKKKCFQSG; this is translated from the exons ATGTCTATACTCAACGAGCACAACGAGACAGGGGATACGGGTGTAAAGGACTATGCCTTGGTACGGGTGTGTGCTTCGACCATCTCATTCATAACATTGGTGGTCTTCAACATCCTGATTAACTGGACTATAGTGCGCGAGGGACGTCTTCGAGGCCATGCGCGCTTCGTGTTGGTATTTCACCTGTTGGTGTCGGCTTTGGTGTATTTCGGGATGTGCTCTATTTTTTATCTCCAGATTTACCTGGGCGCCAGGCCACTGGCATCCATTTGTGTGGCTATGATAACCGTCCTAATCACTAGTGCGTCCAACATCCTCCTGACTATCACCGCTATGGCGCTTGACCGTTATTTTGCTATTTGTCAGCCAATGCGTTATCATTCAGATAACTGGCACTGGCCCTGGCTAGTTGGACTACTGACGTGGGGGATCGCGCTGGTAATCCCTCTGATTCTTCTACTAAAGACAGGGGGTGATCCTATTGGTTCAAATGGGAAATGTGGACGGGACAAACTGAAGAAAGGCGACATAGAAAAAATATTGTTGATATCCGTGTGCACGGTACTCATTCTGTACAGTTATGTGAGGATACTGTTTGAGGGGCGACGGTTGGGAGTGATTAATCGACGCAACAGAGTCGGGTGCAAGACCATCGCGATGCACGgtactcaactcgccgtgtacATCATCCCCAACTTCGTGAACTTTGTGCTAACTGTTCTCCTACATCGAGGATACATTCAGTCAGAAACAAAAGAACGGTCTGCAGTGGTTAGCTTTGCATTCTTTAGTTTGGCGCAATGTGTTGCACCAATCGTCTACGGTTTGCGTAAAGAGGAACTGTTGGAGCAGGTGCAGCGCCGGTTCCCCTGTTGTTCGAACTACCTGAAAAGCGTATTGAAGTGGACTGTGCGTGGCACGACGCCTCGTCTTCATCTGCACCCACG tgccacaaaaaaaaagtgttttcaaaGTGGGTGA
- the ponzr1 gene encoding plac8 onzin related protein 1 (The RefSeq protein has 2 substitutions compared to this genomic sequence) has protein sequence MQVQQQVTTITSTQSAERSTGICDCCSDMGTRCCATWCFPCFQCQTASHFGWCCCMPLLDPIACFAVSCCMRSSMRERYGIQGSCCGDVGCVVCCYPCTWCQMSREVKARGRGGTQQVHVVTQQIVPGL, from the exons ATGCAAGTTCAACAACAGGTCACCACTATTACTTCCACGCAGAGCGCGGAATGGAGCACAGGCATTTGTGACTGCTGTTCTGACATGGGCACAT GTTGCTGTGCCACGTGGTGCTTTCCCTGCTTTCAGTGTCAGACGGCCTCCCATTTTGGCTGGTGTTGCTGCATGCCTCTACTCGACCCGATAGCCTGTTTTGCCGTGTCTTGCTGCATGCGCTCCTCCATGAGAGAGCGCTACGGCATCCAG GGTTCTTGCTGTGGAGACGTTGGGTGTGTGGTTTGTTGCTACCCCTGCACCTGGTGCCAGATGTCTCGTGAGGTTAAGGCACGGGGCAGAGGGGGGACCCAACAGGTTCACGTGGTCACCCAGCAAATTGTGCCGGGACTCTAA